Part of the Anopheles coluzzii chromosome 3, AcolN3, whole genome shotgun sequence genome is shown below.
ccCCAAATAAATGATGTctcttttttaattaaaaataaaacggcTTTACTTACTATTTAAATTCTTTCGCAATCGTTCGGTGAAGCTTGTTACAGAAACTTTCCACGGTAGTATGCTCGTGGTGCAGCACAATCGGTGAGCTGTAGTCCGGCAGCTGGCCCTTCGGTTTGGTATAGctgtaaaaaagaaacacaataaTAGTGTGTAAGCACCACATTTTTACCACTTTCACGCCATTAATGACCACTTACATTCGCACCAGCTTCAGATACTGCCACATCATATCGAGCAAATCGTCAAAGTTCCAGTGGTGATGGGCAGAGATTGGTACGCAGTGCGGGATTTTATAGATGACGTCCAGCTCCTCGATCGAAATCTGATCGATCTTGTTCAGCAGATAGATGCACGGGATGTAAATGCGGTTGCCCTCGATCACGTCGATCAGATCGTCCGCCGTCGCATCGTACTTCAGCGTAATGTCCGCATTATGAATCTTGTACTCGCCCAGAATCGTCTTCACCGTGTCCAGGTCCAGCTCCGACTGTGCTACGGTGGCGTTCAGGTTCACTCCGCCCTTGTCCTTCCGGCGGTAGGAAATGTTCGGCGGCTGCTTGTTCAGCCGCAGCCCGAACCCTTCCAACTCGTGCTCGAGCAGCTTCTTGTGCGTGAGCGGTTTCAGCACGTCCAGCACCATGAAAATCAGATTGCAGGTACGTGCCACCGCAATTACCTGCCGACCGCGACCCTTACCATCCTTCGCACCTTCGATGATTCCGGGCAAATCCAGCAGCTGTATCTTGGCGCCCTTGTACTTGATACAGCCCGGCACGGTCGTCAGCGTGGTGAACTCGTATGCAGCCACCTCCGAGTAGACACCGGCCAGATTGGACAGCAGGGTCGATTTGCCCACCGAGGGAAACCCAACAAAGCCGACCCGGGCGTCACCGGTTTTGGAAACTTCGAAACCCTGTTCCGATGCACCGCCGCCACCCTTGGGAGTGATGAGCTCGCGCCGCAGCTTGGCCAACCGTGCCTTCAGCAAGCCCAAATGTCCCGCCGTAGCCTTGTTACGTTGGGTACGAGCCATCTACGGATTGAGACGGTACCGCCGGaccgaaaaacacacacacacaaaacataacaaatcATCATAACCTCGAGCGCAGTTCGGTGGGTGGGATGGATGGGTTCCACAAGTGCCGGACGTGTCCAGCGTATTGTTGCCTTACCTCCGACTCGATTTGAGCAATCTTTTCCAGAATCGTACTCATCTTGCACGCTCTTGCAGCAGCTCGGAGTTGGTCAAATAATTGAACGAACGAGATAAATCATAGATAGAAGTGGCACGCAGCAGCACACAAATTCTGTAATTTTCCGGTGAAATATCGTGGTGTGTGCGATCGTGTACgttcaaggtggattaaaaatatcaggttgTGCAATCTGaagcattttgacaattcgtcacttgacgtaaggtccccaggattcaaactttgtttgcttttttttaattggttCCTTATATTTTTCTCccacattttttcaattaaatattctttaaaaatatatgttgggctttgcgagttcttatctaacattaaaacaaagaTTGAAGAGTGTTATTTcatgaatttattctatagtTCATTGTGTTTCGACATGTTTGAGGGTAACAAatagtaaattatttatttttcctgtttttatgttttttcctCATTATCTGCGAGCCTCATGGGCAATTTaagtgagattagaactcttattcacatgattttaaatttcgtacctaaacaaatcatcaaatgttttgttaatatatctcatttttcgTTAAAATCATTAAACATACAAACATGCACATAGTAACTAATAAATCTGTTCTGTTTGTTATGCTTTGTGTGCGCAAACCAATagttaacggttttaaaatgacgtaaagtccctcaaccaTGGTgacccaaggtggatttaaaaatatcagatggtggactctagtgcattttgacaattcgtcacttgacgtaaggtccccaggattcaaactttgtttacatttattaaatttgttcatataatttatctatccaattttttcgattaaatattctttaaaaatatattttggactttgcgagttcttattaaatgttaaaacatggaataaagtgtgttattttgttttatttcgtgaatttattccataattcattgtgttttcgacatttttggagataaaaattaagaaaaccatatttttttcaattttcacattgattCCTTATTATcgacgagccgcatggacaatttatgtgagattagaactcatactcacttgattttaaatttcgtgcataaacaaatcatcaaatcttttgttaatatacagtggagcgccgtttatccgggtaccttttatccggctttccgtttatccgtgctgttgagaaatgacagttcaatacaaaggtgacattgcgttatgaggaggatatttaaaaaagcggttataagagcacattatcataacaaaaaacactataattcatggcaaataaCAAATATTATAATggaaaaaacatgaagttaataaaaactgggttatttttatcaaaaaataggAATTTTTAAAGAACTAATCAGAAATTGGTGATTAAATATAtaatttgactcattatccgtgttattcgcttatccggtcgaggtcaagtcccaagaagcccggataaacggcgctccactgtatctcattttttcggtaaaatcaatagacacacaaaaatgcacataataacaaagaaatctgttctatttgctaagcttagTGTGCgaaaaccaatggttaacggttcaaaaatgacgtaaagtccctcaactatggcgaccccccaaaggccctaatccaccacctgatatttttaatccaccttgatggtgaccccccaaaggcccttatTCACTAGACCCTTATATCActacctgatatttttaattcacTTTGGTGTACGTTTTCGCCCCGTTGGACAAGACGTGAGTTTTTGACGTTCAAAAATagctgcatctcgctcattttctctagTCGTCCTGTAATCGCTTACGGTGCTCGTTTCGAGGTGAGTTTCTGTCTCCTTCTCCCTTGTTCTCGCTCGATTTGTCGTACCGTCTCGTTCGCGCACATCGACgcgtgaaaaatgtaaacaacttgGTGGTTAATACGAAATATaagcaccgacaaaccgacgtgacactggcgttacaaaagtgtcccacacgaaagtactgtcatttaccagtgaggcgatcacttctgtcagAGTAAGCTCTGtttactgctgcttcgatgtaggGTAAGGCTgcgctctggcaccaatcgaacacgacaatcgactcgaacaaacccatataatcatatggaggtgcactgtcagacacaaacaaacaaacaagacaaacatgtcaaatcccatacatttttcatgttcgatgtcgtgttcgattggtgctagagcgccgggtaactgtaccagttttcggcagtgtacctattttcggcagggtagctaaaaacgtgaaattctgcacaaatgcggtaaaaaatttcacaaaatacaattttgtagTGAAGGTGTACTTATTTGATATTCACATACGAagtttcacaccatttcattacgtattttccaaaatatcaaataaattgggctttttttcggcagctttgctgtcagccaatcgttcggcaggttttgtgattaagagaatcagaacagtaaaacaatgaaaaagtggtgtataataaagattttatgcttattgaatttattctaacttttcggaattttaaaatcacgataaacaagttatttttcactttaaatgctgccgaaaataggtacacagtaaatgttcatttttgacagctcaatgttgtgggctcctgccgaaactcggaacaataacacactttgaatttggctgaatattccttttaaaattgatcagaacactacaatgcgtatgtcgacacataatatgacctttcttgtaccaaatatcaccaattttacGGCAAACAATGCACTAacttaagagaaaaataaatatttgtaagccagttcgcaccgtacgctataaccatcaaactgtcaatggctgctctgtttaaacgtcgcatcaaaatggctgtcaaaacgggccaaaataagcaacataaaattaataattaaagtgctttttaacaccaatcttaggaaagtaagagtgttaaattgctttaaacatttttttgtacatattcacattgatacaaacattttctgacccgtattcgcgctgccgaaaataggaacacagcctgccgaaaataggaacaaactgccgaaaataggagcaaaatcaatgtttgcattttcacgaatatttatgaaaaagggctttgaaccggcaaaaaaaaattgtaacatactatgatagtttatcaaccagaataacaacactttcaagaaaaataatgaaatatattgatgtgtgagcaatttttgtgaaactgctgcactagcctgccgaaaactggtacagttaccctaaacaacttttctaaatacaaatagcgaaggaagtgtgaggcacgATTTTGTAagaattattggacaaaacacccaggaaaatcattttataagtttccaaatcaatgcaaaagatgtgagaagtacataaaacaacaagcattggaatttgcgaagaaaaacaaaaagaggatttagcagtttcttctctgagtcagtgtagtaagcgaatcattctagagatggcgctagtgtttaacgtattttcatttgaaataaggagacaacttttgaagctcattttgttcgaagtgtcacgtcggtttgtcggtgataTAAGTGCTCAATATGGTTGGATGAAAATCAACAGAAAAAGGGTAAACGTGTAATTTTATTAATAGCTGAGAGGGTTTAAATTACTGTGCAACGCATGGGATCGCCGTTCAAAGTGCTGGCACGCGGGCGTAGCTGAGCGAGATGTGATGAGGCAAAACATCCGGCGACAGGGGTGTAAACACAGTTTTGAGTGCGAGAGCGGACAGCCACAAGGCgaaagttttagttttatctatttattcTACAAATAAATCCAAATAAAATAGCAAATACTTTAAAACGGTGTCACCTGCTGCTCGCTTCATTAAGCGAAAGGCTatgggagtgacaaaatgctgacaaatttttcaaaatgtgagcttttgtcacttttttgagcttttgtcaaaattttgtaacctggagcagccaggaaaaaaagttgacaaaagttgacaaaaagtgacaaaatttgacgttcgtgaaaaagcgtaaacaaacagctatttggcgcagttgtgacccattgttatgataataatgctaaaatgcatgattctaatagATTTATGTATCTATTTAGTACTtctgaaacaaaatatcgatgatattcagatgtcggagctttttgtcgctcttgtgtatatttttggtgcggccacgagaaaagctcttttttgctgttgacaagcaattttgacaaagttgaaaattttttcaacattttttcagctccgtggccacgcgctatatAGCACTGCCTTTTCCTAACAAGGGGTAAGTTTgctaaaaaatgtttaattttaagcattacgccaggactccacacagcataaaacggagcgcaacataacaactgacagctgctaaACGCTTCATAAAACTCtttattgccggtaccatgttttgaatatccttagtaggccgctcatttttcgttgaaaagctaccaacctactgcgatgaccgatagttaatgaaacgcttaacctcctttcccaagcgttttctcaagcgtttggcagctgtcagttgttatgttgcgctcaaggataatgtatttagaaggctgatttttatcgcttttgctgggcgacattgtgggggacatctgtcactctctgcatacaaatttcaataccccgcaccagccctccccgatttttataccgtagcccccggaagagaaatgtcaagtcgagaaatgtcattttgctctgaacaacttcaccttttcatttataacaccttgatttttataccggagcccccggaagagaaatgtcaagtcgagaaatgtcattttgctctgaacaacttcaccttgtcatttataacaccttggttgcgctccgtgttagtgcggtggcaacgctcatcggatgcgattttatcggatgagatttatatgggatttgacagataacgtcggacgtgcgatttcgttgtccgacgttatctgtcaaatcccatataaaaatttgacaggttgtccgataaaatcacatccgatgagcgttgccaccgcccttatGCTCTATGGAGTCCTGGCGTTAGATGAACAACGCGTGTTCTTCTTCACCTTGCAGATTAACAAAATGACATGCTGTGTCAATAGTGCGTGAAGTAGTTGCAGTGCGTCATTTGAGGCAGGTAAGATGTGATCGTTCGGTAGTAGTACAGATTGAGCTAATCTTGAAGTGTGATTTTCCTTTTGTGTAAGCAACCATACACTGGTATGGACAGGGgtatggcaacaaaaaaacgagacTGCGCCATTATAAAAGAATgccccaagtgccacaaatccactaaacgaggtctaaacgactcaagggCTCagcctaaacggaatatagaaagacttagTTTAGCAGACGGGTTTAGCTCGCGAAACTTAATGAcaggaaatcaaaacaattttgGTCAACTACCCAAACAATAAATCAGAAAATATATTCACCATGGGACAGGTCGAGTTGGATTATATTCACCTCAACTTATTATTCGAGTTTCCCAAGCGAATGAAAATGGCACTTTTCGGCTGTGTTTTCGATTGACATTTCGTGCACGATTTGACAAACGAAATCGTGTACGagattcagacttttttcggcacatagggcggtggcaacgctttttcgcatgcgattttatcggacggcctgtcaaatttttgtatgggatttgacagataacgtcggacgacgaaatcgcacgtccgacgttatctgtcaaatcccatacaaatctcgtccgataaaatcgcatccgatgagcgttgccacgggCCATAACCACAACCGCGTGCAATGGCATATTTGCTATCTTCATCGCACGTCTAGCGTTAGACATTTTGAGGTTAAATAGTTTTCACATTGTTggtttttatatgaatgatACGATACGAAAGAACACAACTGATTTAAATACAAACTAAACAtaatacacaaaaagaaatacacataACCTGCTTCAACGCTTGGCTTGGAGAGCGAAATGGTTCGAAAGGAAGAACCCCACATACAGTCATATATTGCTTGTCGAATTATGAGAGTGTATGAGTTATCGTCCGAAAATTTCCGCTTGGGTTATTGGACTAGAAATTCAattagcggaatttggggcaagtgtgccatacggggcaagagtgccaccaaacatttttccttaaaaactttagtttaatgatcaattgtgtatacagttggttgctttccaatgactaagTATACTTAGCCGAcaatttcatatagaccaatcgaaatttcccattgttttgaactgatttatgttgagtttcaaaattgagcagaatgttataattttttaatccaaccaaataagctctcaaaaatcatgggaacaatcaaccgagaaaatatttacaccaccgtatagctgagaaaacgtgaaattttgtgtggggttagttgaaaaaaactttctttttgtcactgaaaaattcaatttcaaaaaagttacaacttttggggcaaaagagccatctctatttggggcaagtgtgccaccatctttcataggcgcgagctgtcaaaaatgtaaacattgttgtagcgttcagcggtatggtgcgcttttacgagcggattctactccggaaaaacagaccagcaacaacccatattgcgatacagtttttgatgaaaaggggttcattggtgactcaagacatgtaggaatacatacact
Proteins encoded:
- the LOC120954739 gene encoding GTP-binding protein 128up, with product MSTILEKIAQIESEMARTQRNKATAGHLGLLKARLAKLRRELITPKGGGGASEQGFEVSKTGDARVGFVGFPSVGKSTLLSNLAGVYSEVAAYEFTTLTTVPGCIKYKGAKIQLLDLPGIIEGAKDGKGRGRQVIAVARTCNLIFMVLDVLKPLTHKKLLEHELEGFGLRLNKQPPNISYRRKDKGGVNLNATVAQSELDLDTVKTILGEYKIHNADITLKYDATADDLIDVIEGNRIYIPCIYLLNKIDQISIEELDVIYKIPHCVPISAHHHWNFDDLLDMMWQYLKLVRIYTKPKGQLPDYSSPIVLHHEHTTVESFCNKLHRTIAKEFKYALVWGSSVKHQPQKVGIDHVLNDEDVVQIVKKV